From Thermomonas sp. XSG, one genomic window encodes:
- a CDS encoding hotdog fold thioesterase, translated as MAARDFTWPEGTTLAALNARSAGTLMEALGIVFTELGEGYLRATMPVDARTHQPYGLLHGGASVALAETLGSSAGALLAGGNAVVGLEINANHLRAVREGTVTGTTRPLHIGRSTQVWEIEIEDEAGRPVCISRITLAVLPQPPASA; from the coding sequence ATTTCACCTGGCCGGAGGGCACCACCCTCGCGGCGCTGAACGCGCGCTCCGCCGGGACGCTGATGGAGGCGCTCGGCATCGTCTTCACCGAACTCGGCGAAGGCTACCTGCGCGCCACCATGCCGGTGGACGCGCGCACCCACCAGCCCTACGGCCTGCTGCATGGCGGCGCTTCGGTGGCGCTGGCGGAAACCCTGGGCAGCAGCGCCGGCGCGCTGCTGGCCGGCGGCAACGCGGTGGTGGGACTGGAGATCAACGCCAACCACCTGCGCGCGGTGCGCGAAGGCACCGTCACCGGCACCACCCGGCCCCTCCACATCGGTCGCAGTACCCAGGTGTGGGAGATCGAGATCGAGGACGAGGCCGGCAGGCCGGTCTGCATCAGCCGGATCACCCTGGCAGTGCTGCCACAGCCCCCCGCTTCCGCCTGA